A stretch of DNA from Microbacterium sp. LWS13-1.2:
GTGGACGAGACGGATGCCGCGGCATCCGGTGTCTGGCGCATCGAGCAGACGATCGACGACCCCGCTGGCGACCACGACTGGCGCATCCGCGGCGTCGTCGAGCTGGCCGCATCCGAAGAGACCGGCGCGGCCGTGGTGCGCGTGACCGAGGTCGTCCGGCTCTGAGCCGTGGCCGTGGCGTGGATGCCGCGGCCCGGGGTGGTCCGGGTGGCCGGGGTGCTCAGCCCAGGCCGAAGCCGCCGTCCGAGGTCAGCACCTGGCCGACCACCCAGGCGCCCTCGGGCGTCGCGAGCCAGCCGATGAGCCGCGCGGGATCGGCGGGCTCGCCGTAGCGGCCGAACGGGGTCGACTGCATCCACTCCTCGATCTCCTCCAGTGGCCGATCGGTCGTCTCGGGGTCGAGGTAGCCGGTGTTGACGGGGCCGGGGTCGATCGTGTTGAGGATGATCCCGAGGTCGAGCAGCTCCGCCGCCACGGTCTTCGTGACGCCGGCGAGGGCCGCCTTGCTGGCCGCGTACGCGACCTCGCCGCGCATCGGACCGTGGATCTGTCCCGACGTCATCCAGAACACCCGCCCGACCGGCTCGGCGAAGGGTCCGCGACGTTCCGCGCGCTCGCCGGGCCGGGCGGCGATCCCGTCGCCTGTGTGCAGCGCGGCGAACTCGCGCGTGAGCAGAATCGTCGAGCGGGCATTGGTCTGCCAGAACGCGTCGAGCCGGTCGGCCGTCATATCGAGGATCGATCCGTCATCGCCCGACTGCGCGTGGTTGCACACCAGGATGTCGAGTCGGCCGGTGAGCGCGCGCGCCGCGTCGACGATGAGGGAGACGGATGCCGCCTCCCGCAGGTCGGCGCTCACGTCACCGAGCTGCGCACCCGGGGTGAGCTCTGCCCGCAGGCCCTCGCGCACGGCGTCGAGGTCGTCGCCGCCCCACGGCAGGCGCGTGTCGTGCGGGCGGTAGTGGTGGAGGAAGACGTCGGCGCCGAGTCGCGCGAACTGGATCGCGACGGCGTAGCCGATGCCGCGCCGGCGTGAGACGCCGGTGACGAGGGCGGTCTTGCCGCGCAGCGGCAGGGACGAGGAGGAGAACATGCGATGCCTTTCGAGGGCGTCCGGGTCGGCGGGGGCATACCCGGCCGAGCGCCCGGCGCGGAGCGACGAGCGTCCCGAGACGGTCCGGAATCAGCGACAGCGCGGATCGCTGTGTACGGGTGGGTGACGAAGGCGGGTCACAGGCATTGCATGACGACGACGATAACGGATGCCCCGTTTTCGCGTGCACGTGATCGCGTGGGGTTCGGGGGTGAGGCGCCCGGCCGGCGCGTCCGGGATGATGGCGTCATGCCGACCTATGTGGCGTTCCTGCGCGCGATCAACCTCGGCGCCAACCGGAAGTTCGCGAAGGACGACATCCGGCAGGTCGTCGAGAGCAGCGGGTTCACCGATGTCGAGACGCACATCAACACCGGCAACGTGCGGTTCACCACCCCGATGCGTTCGAGGGTGAAGATCGAGAAGACGCTCGAGGATGCCTTCGCCGCCGACCGCGGGTTCGACGTTCCGACGATGGTGTTCACGACGGCCGAGGTCGCCGACATCGCCCGCGAGGCGGCGTCGCTCAGCGCCGAGCGGCCCGGGCTCGAGCGGCACTACGTCTATCTGCTCAAGGATGAGCTGCCGCCCGACGTCGTGGCACGAGTGGAAGGGCTCGCAACGGATGCCGGCGGCATGGTGGTGCGCGGACGCGTCGCGCACGCCCTGCTCGGGCCCGGCTACCAGGCCGGCACGGTCGATCCGCTGGGTGCGGCGAAGCTG
This window harbors:
- a CDS encoding SDR family oxidoreductase; this translates as MFSSSSLPLRGKTALVTGVSRRRGIGYAVAIQFARLGADVFLHHYRPHDTRLPWGGDDLDAVREGLRAELTPGAQLGDVSADLREAASVSLIVDAARALTGRLDILVCNHAQSGDDGSILDMTADRLDAFWQTNARSTILLTREFAALHTGDGIAARPGERAERRGPFAEPVGRVFWMTSGQIHGPMRGEVAYAASKAALAGVTKTVAAELLDLGIILNTIDPGPVNTGYLDPETTDRPLEEIEEWMQSTPFGRYGEPADPARLIGWLATPEGAWVVGQVLTSDGGFGLG
- a CDS encoding DUF1697 domain-containing protein; the protein is MPTYVAFLRAINLGANRKFAKDDIRQVVESSGFTDVETHINTGNVRFTTPMRSRVKIEKTLEDAFAADRGFDVPTMVFTTAEVADIAREAASLSAERPGLERHYVYLLKDELPPDVVARVEGLATDAGGMVVRGRVAHALLGPGYQAGTVDPLGAAKLLGVATSRNLTVITAIAAKWC